A window of the Synchiropus splendidus isolate RoL2022-P1 chromosome 6, RoL_Sspl_1.0, whole genome shotgun sequence genome harbors these coding sequences:
- the park7 gene encoding Parkinson disease protein 7 homolog, which yields MAGKRALVILSKGAEEMETVIPVDIMRRAGISVTVAGLTGKDPVQCSRNVVICPDESLEEASKQGPYDVVVLPGGMPGAQNLAESSAVKEVLKAQDGRKGLIAAICAGPTALLAHGIGFGSTVTTHPAMKEKMMAGDHYKYSEARVQKDGHYITSRGPGTSFEFALTIVEELMGAETAAQVRAPLIMKD from the exons ATGGCTGGAAAAAGAGCGCTGGTGATCCTGTCCAAAGGTGCAGAGGAGATGGAGACTGTAATCCCAGTGGACATCATGCGGAGAGCCGGG ATATCAGTGACTGTCGCCGGGCTGACTGGCAAGGATCCGGTCCAGTGCAGCAGAAACGTGGTCATCTGTCCTGACGAGAGTCTGGAAGAGGCCAGTAAACAG GGCCCCTATGATGTGGTGGTGCTGCCAGGAGGGATGCCGGGGGCCCAGAATCTGGCAGAG tcttctgctgtgaaggaggTGCTGAAAGCTCAGGACGGCAGAAAGGGCCTGATCGCAGCTATCTGTGCAG GCCCCACTGCTCTCCTGGCACATGGCATCGGGTTTGGCAGCACAGTTACCACACATCCTGCCATGAAGGAGAAGATGATGGCTGGAG atCACTATAAATATTCAGAGGCCCGCGTACAAAAGGATGGACATTACATCACCAGCCGTGGGCCAGGAACCAGCTTCGAGTTTGCCCTGACTATTGTAGAGGAACTTATGGGGGCTGAGACGGCAGCTCAAGTCAGGGCTCCACTTATTATGAAAGACTGA